One Gloeothece verrucosa PCC 7822 DNA window includes the following coding sequences:
- a CDS encoding amino acid ABC transporter ATP-binding protein, whose protein sequence is MPDNIPIIVCENLRKSYGSLEVLKGVTGTLHKGDVVSVIGPSGCGKSTFLRCLNRLETINGGRLEVLGVDMASPRINQKVLRQLRSKVSMVFQHFNLFPHLTVLENLMLAPQKVLKSSSSECKQQALLYLDKVGLGDKAHYYPDQLSGGQKQRVAIARSLCMKPEVILFDEPTSALDPELVGEVLTVMRTLAQEGMTMVVVTHEMQFAREVSNLVLFFNRGVIEEQGDPKKVFTNPQSERLKAFLSRLNPN, encoded by the coding sequence ATGCCCGATAATATTCCCATTATAGTTTGTGAAAATCTCCGCAAAAGCTACGGATCATTAGAAGTGCTAAAAGGCGTAACCGGCACACTTCATAAAGGCGATGTGGTTTCTGTGATTGGTCCGTCTGGATGCGGAAAAAGTACCTTTTTGCGTTGTCTCAACCGTCTAGAAACCATCAACGGGGGACGCTTAGAGGTGTTGGGGGTAGATATGGCTTCACCTCGCATCAATCAAAAAGTGTTGCGGCAGTTGAGAAGTAAAGTCAGCATGGTGTTTCAACACTTTAACCTTTTTCCTCATTTAACAGTGTTAGAAAACTTAATGCTTGCTCCCCAAAAAGTCTTAAAATCTTCTTCTTCTGAATGTAAACAACAAGCTTTATTGTATCTCGACAAAGTTGGGTTAGGGGATAAAGCCCACTATTATCCTGATCAACTTTCAGGAGGACAAAAACAACGAGTTGCCATTGCGCGTAGTTTGTGTATGAAACCAGAGGTGATCCTCTTTGACGAACCCACAAGCGCTTTAGATCCGGAATTAGTCGGGGAAGTATTAACCGTTATGCGAACTTTAGCACAAGAAGGCATGACGATGGTAGTGGTCACTCATGAGATGCAGTTTGCTCGGGAAGTCTCCAATCTAGTGTTATTCTTTAATCGAGGAGTCATTGAAGAACAAGGCGACCCGAAAAAAGTCTTTACAAACCCCCAAAGTGAGCGCTTAAAAGCGTTCTTAAG
- a CDS encoding ABC transporter permease subunit (The N-terminal region of this protein, as described by TIGR01726, is a three transmembrane segment that identifies a subfamily of ABC transporter permease subunits, which specificities that include histidine, arginine, glutamine, glutamate, L-cystine (sic), the opines (in Agrobacterium) octopine and nopaline, etc.): protein MKTHHLKPLKFLHYLILSLLSFILAISWLILPGFSQDTGKAFTVATEPAFPPFEMTDQKTGELTGFDLELMKAIGQEAGLKITFESLPFDGIIPALQAGTVKAAISGMTITPERAQTLSFSRPYFKAGLAIAVRKDNNSIKSFDDLKGKKIAVQIGTTGAKQAAQIEGAEISIFDSAVLALQELVNGKVDAVVNDAPVTLYAIKKAGLPGVKVVGELLTEEYYGIALPKNSPYLKQINDGIARLLENGTYQSIYEKWFGTQPPELPLTAPSLDSQSEKFDPQSFYINLFQNLIKGAGITVLLTAFSVLFGLMGGTLIALALISPYSLLRLLCRIYVDFFRGTPMLVQLFIIYFGLPALFQDHLGIEWSLPRFPAAVIALSLNVAAYLAEIIRGGIESIDRGQWEACESLGMTPQQTMQDVIFPQAFRRILPPLGNEFITLIKDTSLTAVIGFQELFREGQLIVAVTYKAFEVYIAVALVYLILTSLSSIAFKWLEAAMNPLERAKKRAVKV from the coding sequence GTGAAAACCCATCATTTAAAACCGTTAAAATTCCTACATTATTTGATTTTATCGCTACTCAGTTTTATTCTAGCCATTTCTTGGTTGATTTTACCGGGTTTTTCTCAAGATACGGGAAAAGCTTTTACCGTTGCCACAGAACCGGCTTTTCCGCCTTTTGAAATGACCGATCAAAAAACGGGAGAGTTAACCGGATTTGATCTGGAATTAATGAAGGCTATTGGACAAGAAGCCGGCTTAAAAATTACCTTTGAAAGTTTACCGTTTGATGGGATTATTCCGGCTTTGCAAGCTGGTACAGTTAAGGCGGCTATTAGCGGCATGACCATTACTCCCGAACGGGCACAAACCTTATCTTTTTCCCGTCCTTATTTTAAAGCGGGTTTAGCTATTGCCGTTCGCAAAGATAATAACAGTATTAAAAGTTTTGATGATTTAAAAGGAAAAAAAATAGCGGTTCAAATTGGCACAACGGGAGCCAAACAAGCCGCCCAAATTGAAGGGGCAGAAATTTCGATTTTTGATTCGGCTGTTTTAGCGTTACAAGAGTTAGTCAATGGCAAAGTAGATGCAGTGGTGAATGATGCGCCGGTTACCCTTTATGCCATTAAAAAAGCCGGTTTACCCGGGGTGAAAGTGGTGGGAGAGTTATTAACCGAAGAATATTATGGGATAGCATTACCGAAAAATTCTCCTTATCTGAAACAGATTAATGATGGCATTGCACGTCTGTTAGAAAACGGCACTTATCAATCTATTTATGAGAAATGGTTTGGAACTCAACCGCCGGAATTACCGTTAACGGCCCCGTCTTTAGACAGTCAATCAGAAAAATTTGACCCGCAAAGTTTTTATATTAATCTTTTTCAAAATCTGATTAAAGGGGCTGGCATTACAGTTTTATTGACGGCCTTTTCTGTTTTGTTTGGTTTGATGGGAGGAACCTTAATTGCGCTGGCTTTAATTTCTCCTTATTCTCTTCTGCGTTTACTCTGTAGAATTTATGTGGATTTCTTTCGGGGAACGCCGATGTTAGTGCAACTTTTTATTATTTATTTTGGGTTGCCGGCTTTGTTTCAAGACCACTTAGGAATCGAATGGAGTTTGCCGCGTTTTCCGGCGGCGGTGATCGCTTTAAGTTTAAATGTTGCGGCTTATTTAGCAGAGATTATTCGCGGGGGAATTGAGTCTATCGATCGAGGACAATGGGAAGCTTGTGAGTCTTTAGGAATGACTCCTCAGCAGACCATGCAAGATGTCATTTTTCCTCAAGCTTTTCGCCGAATTTTACCGCCTTTAGGCAATGAATTTATTACTTTAATTAAGGATACCAGTTTAACGGCGGTGATCGGGTTTCAGGAGTTGTTTAGAGAAGGACAGTTAATTGTTGCGGTTACCTATAAGGCCTTTGAGGTTTATATTGCTGTGGCGTTGGTTTATCTGATTCTGACTTCCTTATCCTCGATCGCTTTTAAGTGGTTAGAAGCGGCGATGAATCCCCTTGAAAGGGCGAAAAAAAGAGCCGTAAAAGTTTAA
- a CDS encoding acetolactate synthase large subunit: protein MGELNTAELLIRCLENEGVEYIFGLPGEENLHILEALKHSPIKFITTRHEQGAAFMADVYGRLTGKAGVCLSTLGPGATNLMTGVADANLDGAPLVAITGQVGTDRMHIESHQYLDLVAMFAPVTKWNKQIVRPSITPEVVRKAFKVAQSEKPGAVHIDLPENIAAMPVQGLPLKIDSQEKTYASYRSLNMAATAISKANYPLILAGNGIIRSHASEALTEFATALNIPVANTFMGKGAIPYTHPLALWTVGLQQRDIITCAFERSDLIIAVGYDLVEYSPKRWNPDGTKQIIHVGLAPAEIDSSYIPLVEAVGDISDSLMDILKRADRQGKENRVAAGLRAELRAEYEYYANDDGFPIKPQKIIYDLRQVMGPEDIVISDVGAHKMWMARHYHCDTPNTCIISNGFAAMGIAIPGALAAKLVHPDKKIVAVTGDGGFMMNSQELETALRIGTPFVTLIFNDNGYGLIEWKQMNQFGESSFIKFTNPDFVKFAESMGLKGYRVESAKDLIPILETALKQDVPAVIDCPVDYGENLRFSQKAGDLSCPIWE from the coding sequence ATGGGGGAATTAAATACAGCCGAACTCCTAATAAGATGTTTGGAAAATGAAGGGGTTGAATACATCTTCGGACTGCCTGGGGAAGAAAACTTACATATTCTAGAAGCCCTAAAACATTCTCCAATTAAATTTATTACTACTCGCCACGAACAAGGAGCCGCTTTCATGGCCGATGTTTACGGGCGTTTAACGGGTAAAGCTGGCGTTTGTCTTTCTACGCTGGGTCCGGGAGCTACAAACCTCATGACAGGGGTAGCAGATGCGAATCTTGACGGCGCGCCTTTGGTGGCCATTACCGGACAGGTGGGAACAGATCGTATGCACATAGAATCCCACCAATATCTAGACTTAGTAGCCATGTTTGCTCCCGTCACCAAATGGAATAAGCAAATTGTTCGCCCTAGCATTACGCCAGAAGTGGTCCGCAAAGCCTTTAAAGTTGCCCAAAGCGAGAAACCGGGCGCGGTTCATATCGACTTGCCGGAAAATATCGCAGCTATGCCGGTTCAAGGACTGCCTTTAAAAATCGATAGTCAGGAAAAAACCTACGCCTCCTATCGCAGTCTGAACATGGCAGCCACAGCTATTTCAAAAGCCAATTATCCCTTAATTTTGGCGGGTAATGGCATCATTCGCTCCCATGCTAGTGAAGCTTTAACCGAATTTGCCACAGCCTTAAATATTCCGGTTGCCAATACCTTTATGGGCAAAGGGGCCATACCCTACACCCATCCTCTCGCCCTTTGGACAGTAGGATTACAACAACGGGATATTATCACCTGTGCCTTTGAGCGCTCGGACTTAATTATCGCTGTGGGTTATGATTTGGTGGAATATTCCCCAAAACGCTGGAATCCGGACGGAACAAAACAGATTATTCATGTCGGACTAGCCCCGGCAGAAATTGACAGTAGCTACATTCCTTTAGTGGAAGCCGTTGGGGATATATCTGATTCTCTGATGGATATCCTCAAACGCGCTGATCGTCAAGGCAAAGAGAACCGGGTAGCGGCGGGTTTACGGGCTGAACTGCGGGCCGAATATGAATACTATGCTAATGATGACGGTTTTCCCATTAAACCCCAAAAAATTATCTATGATTTGCGTCAGGTGATGGGGCCAGAAGATATCGTGATCTCTGATGTGGGGGCTCATAAAATGTGGATGGCACGTCATTATCATTGTGATACCCCCAATACCTGTATTATTTCTAACGGGTTTGCGGCGATGGGTATTGCCATTCCTGGGGCACTGGCGGCTAAGTTAGTTCATCCGGATAAAAAAATTGTCGCGGTAACCGGCGATGGCGGTTTCATGATGAACTCTCAAGAATTAGAAACTGCATTGCGGATAGGCACGCCTTTTGTGACTCTAATTTTTAATGATAATGGCTATGGATTGATCGAATGGAAACAGATGAATCAGTTCGGAGAATCGTCTTTTATTAAGTTTACCAATCCCGATTTTGTCAAATTTGCTGAAAGTATGGGATTAAAAGGCTATCGTGTGGAATCAGCGAAAGACCTCATTCCCATTTTAGAAACTGCCTTAAAACAGGATGTTCCAGCAGTGATTGATTGTCCTGTGGACTACGGCGAAAATCTGCGTTTTTCTCAAAAAGCTGGCGATTTAAGTTGTCCGATTTGGGAATAG